In the genome of bacterium SCSIO 12827, the window TGGCGGCGCCGGTTTGGCACTCGTGCTCTGGGGCCTGCTGGCTTGGCTCGACGGTTGGCCGGGGCCGATTCCGGACGCGGGGGAGCGCATCGGCCTTGCCTTGAAGCTCGCGGTCCTGCTGGTCGTGGTGCAGGGGGTGGCGCTGACGCGGCTGATCACCGGGGCCATCGATCCGCTTACCGATGCGCCTACAACCTGGCGCCGCGTCGACATGCGCGTGCTCGCCAATACGGTCGAGCAGACACTGATCTTCCTGCCGCTCTATCTGGCGGTGGTGATGGTGATCAAGGCCGATGAAAGCCCCTGGCTGACGGCGCTGCCCGTGGCCTTCGTGCTGGCGCGAATTGCGTTCTGGATCGGCTACCGCATCAGCCCCATGGGCCGGGCACCCGGCATGGCGGCCGGGTTCTTCATCAATCTGGGGATGCTGGGCTTCGTGATCGCGCGGTTTCTCTGCTGACTGCTCGGGGTTTGTGACTAAACCTTACCGTGGCAGTGCTTGAACTTGTTGCCCGACCCGCAGGGGCAAGGGGCGTTGCGCGGCACCTTGCCCCAGGTCGCGGGGTCGTTGGGGTCGACCTCGGGGGCGGCCTGGCGATTGACCACGGTCATGGTCGCCGAACCCTCGGCCTGTTCGTCCTCGCCGCCCATATATTCGGGGCTGTCGTGATGGGCCTCGCCCTCGTCACCGGCGCGGGCGGCCAGGTATTCCTCTTCCGAGAAGTCCATGCTGAGTTCCACATGGGCCAGCATCATGGTGGTGCGCTCGCGCAGGCCGACCAGCATTTCCTCGAACAGGGCGAAGGCTTCCTGCTTGTACTCGTTCAAGGGGTCGCGCTGGCCATAGGCACGCAGCCCGATGCCGTGGCGCAGGTGGTCGAGGGTCAGCAGGTGGTCCTTCCACAGCTGATCCAGCAGTTGCAGCAGCACGGCCTTTTCGACCGAGCGGAAGATTTCCGGCCCGGCGTTGGCGGCCTTGGCGGCGATCTGTCCGTCCACGGCCTGGGTCAGGCGGTCGCGGATTTCGGCATCGGCGATGCCTTCTTCCTTGGCCCATTCCTGGACCGGCAGGTCGAGCCCGAAGACCCGCAGGATTTCCTCATGCAGGGTGTCCATGGCCCACTGCTCGGCATAGGCCTTTTCCGGCATGGTCAGGGCAACCATGTCATCGATCACCTGGTGGCGCATGTCGGCGACGTCCTCGGACACGTCCTCGGCCGCCATCAATTCCTTGCGCTGCTCATAGATGACCTTGCGCTGATCGTTCATGACGTCATCGAACTTCAGCAGGTTCTTGCGGATTTCGAAGTTCCGCTCTTCAACTTTCTGCTGCGCCTTTTCCAGGGCCTTGTTGACCCAGGGGTGGACGATGGCCTCGCCTTCCTGAAGCCCCAGTTTCTGGAGCATGCTGTCGATGCGTTCCGACCCGAAGATGCGCATCAGGTCATCTTCCAAGGACAGGAAGAAGGATGAGGCGCCGGGGTCGCCCTGACGGCCGGAACGGCCGCGCAGCTGATTGTCGATGCGCCGGCTTTCGTGGCGTTCCGTGGCGATCACATAAAGCCCGCCGGCCTGCTTGACGATCTCGCGGTCGGCCGCGATCTCTTCGGCGATCTTCTTGTAATGGGTTTCGTATTCCGGGGTGCCCGGCTCGGCCTTGATTTCCTGCAGGGCGCGCATGTCGACGTTGCCGCCCAACTGGATGTCGGTGCCGCGGCCGGCCATGTTGGTGGCGATGGTGACGCCGCCGGGCCGCCCGGCCTGGGCGATGATCTGGGCTTCCTGATCGTGGAAGCGGGCGTTCAGAACGTTGTGTTCGATCTTGCGCTTCTTCAGGCGGGCCGACAGTTCCTCGGATTTCTCGATGGACACGGTGCCGACCAGAACCGGCTGCTTCCTTTTGTGGCAGTCCTCGATCAGGTCGAGGATCGCCTCGAACTTCTCGCTGCCCGTGCGGAACACGATGTCGTCCTCGTCCTTGCGGATGCAGGGCACGTTGGTCGGAATCTCGATCACCTCGAGACCGTAGATCTGATGGAACTCGCCGGCTTCGGTCATCGCCGTGCCGGTCATGCCGGCGAGCTTCGGATACAGGCGGAAATAATTCTGGAAGGTGATCGAGGCCAGCGTCTGGTTCTCGTTCTGGATCTCCACGCCTTCCTTGGCTTCCAAGGCCTGGTGCAGGCCTTCGGAATAGCGCCGGCCCTCCATCATGCGGCCGGTGAATTCGTCGATGATGACGACCTTGCCGTCCTTGACGATGTAATCCGTGTCGCGCTGGAACAGGATATGCGCCCGTAGCGCCGAATTGGCGTGATGGACCAGGGCGATGTTGTTGATGTCGTAGAGCGAGCCGTCGTCGAGCAGGCCCTGCTCGCGCATCATCGCTTCAAGCTTTTCCATGCCGGCTTCGGTGAAGGTGACGGAGCGCGCCTTTTCGTCCTTTTCGAAATCGTCGGGGGTGACGTTCTTCAGCAGCTTGTCGACGGAGACGTAGAGGTCCGAATTGTCCTCGGTCGCGCCCGAGATGATCAGCGGCGTGCGCGCCTCGTCGATCAGGATGCTGTCGACTTCGTCGACGATGGCGTAGTTGAAGGGCCGCTGAACCATGTCGTCGAGCGAGAACTTCATGTTGTCGCGCAGATAATCGAAGCCCAGTTCGTTGTTGGTCGCATACGTGATGTCGCAGCCATAGGCGGCGCGCCGTTCGTCGTCGTCCAACCCGTGCTTGATGACGCCGACGGTGAGCCCCAGGAAATCGTAGACCGGCCGCATCCAGTCCGCGTCGCGCGAGGCCAGGTAATCGTTGACCGTGACGACATGGACACCCTCGCCGGAAAGGGCGTTGAGGTAGACCGCCAGGGTCGAGACCAGGGTCTTGCCTTCACCGGTCTTCATTTCCGCGATTTGGCCCCGGTGCAGAACGATGCCGCCCAGCATCTGCACGTCGAAATGGCGCAGGCCCAGGGTGCGCTTGGAGGCCTCGCGCACGGTGGCAAAGGCTTCGACCATGATGTCGTCGATGCTTTCCCCCGCTTCGAGGCGCTGTCGGAAGGTGGCGGTGCGGGCCTTGAGCGCATCGTCGGACAACTTCTCGAGTTCAGGCTCAAGGCCGTTGATGGCATCGACGTCCTTTTGCAGGCCGTTCAGGTACCGGTCATTGGCGGAACCGAACAGGCTCTTGGCGATGGCGCTGAACATTCGGGGGTCGTCCTTGAATGGGTAAATGAATATGACAAGTATGAAGCGATTGTGGCGGTTCCTGGGCGGAATCGCTGGGGAAGAGATAGAGGGGCTCCCCGGTCCTGTCAATGCGGGCCGCCCCATGAGGTTCTTGAAATTACCCTCACATTCAAATGATTGTCACGGCGACCGGTCGGCGGGTAGGGTGGGGCCCAATCCAGCGGCCGAAGGTTCGGTCGTCTTTCAACGAAAAGGATCTGTTTATGACGTTTCAAAACGCCCTGCGCGCAGGTGGTGTCGCGGTCTTGATGG includes:
- the secA gene encoding preprotein translocase subunit SecA; amino-acid sequence: MFSAIAKSLFGSANDRYLNGLQKDVDAINGLEPELEKLSDDALKARTATFRQRLEAGESIDDIMVEAFATVREASKRTLGLRHFDVQMLGGIVLHRGQIAEMKTGEGKTLVSTLAVYLNALSGEGVHVVTVNDYLASRDADWMRPVYDFLGLTVGVIKHGLDDDERRAAYGCDITYATNNELGFDYLRDNMKFSLDDMVQRPFNYAIVDEVDSILIDEARTPLIISGATEDNSDLYVSVDKLLKNVTPDDFEKDEKARSVTFTEAGMEKLEAMMREQGLLDDGSLYDINNIALVHHANSALRAHILFQRDTDYIVKDGKVVIIDEFTGRMMEGRRYSEGLHQALEAKEGVEIQNENQTLASITFQNYFRLYPKLAGMTGTAMTEAGEFHQIYGLEVIEIPTNVPCIRKDEDDIVFRTGSEKFEAILDLIEDCHKRKQPVLVGTVSIEKSEELSARLKKRKIEHNVLNARFHDQEAQIIAQAGRPGGVTIATNMAGRGTDIQLGGNVDMRALQEIKAEPGTPEYETHYKKIAEEIAADREIVKQAGGLYVIATERHESRRIDNQLRGRSGRQGDPGASSFFLSLEDDLMRIFGSERIDSMLQKLGLQEGEAIVHPWVNKALEKAQQKVEERNFEIRKNLLKFDDVMNDQRKVIYEQRKELMAAEDVSEDVADMRHQVIDDMVALTMPEKAYAEQWAMDTLHEEILRVFGLDLPVQEWAKEEGIADAEIRDRLTQAVDGQIAAKAANAGPEIFRSVEKAVLLQLLDQLWKDHLLTLDHLRHGIGLRAYGQRDPLNEYKQEAFALFEEMLVGLRERTTMMLAHVELSMDFSEEEYLAARAGDEGEAHHDSPEYMGGEDEQAEGSATMTVVNRQAAPEVDPNDPATWGKVPRNAPCPCGSGNKFKHCHGKV
- a CDS encoding MAPEG family protein yields the protein MTSAQKMTLWLSALGGAGLALVLWGLLAWLDGWPGPIPDAGERIGLALKLAVLLVVVQGVALTRLITGAIDPLTDAPTTWRRVDMRVLANTVEQTLIFLPLYLAVVMVIKADESPWLTALPVAFVLARIAFWIGYRISPMGRAPGMAAGFFINLGMLGFVIARFLC